Within the Tenrec ecaudatus isolate mTenEca1 chromosome 7, mTenEca1.hap1, whole genome shotgun sequence genome, the region CCTCTGGACAGGCCCCTTCTGCCGGACACCCCGCGGCAGCCTTGTCTCACTCACTCTATGCCAGGCAGAGGAAGGGCAAGCTTTAATTGGTGCTGGGAAGAGCTCCCCCTCTCCAGCGCGCTGACAGGCGGGCACAGCACAGCTGTGGTGGCCCAGACTCTGGCCATGTTTCCTGGAGGGAGCAACCCCGCTCCTCTGGGGCCCAGCAGGGCGGTCAGGGTCAGGGTGCTCAGTGGCACGGGCTCAGCTGCGCCACAGGGCGGCATTGGCGGGAGGCACGTCAAAGCGCTTGCGGGTGTGGTCCGTGTCCCGGCGGTACAGGTAGCCGCAGGTCGGCTTCTGCGCCGTGTAGAAGGGGCTCAGGGAGTTGGAGTACTGAGAACTGTAGAAATTGAAGCTGGGCTTGTCCGGGCGCTGGCCCCGGGGGGCCACCACCACCGGCACGTAGGCCGCCAGCAGAGACTGCTCTCGGTCCTGCCTCCACATCCCAGACAGCCTCGGGCTCCGGGCCTTCACCTTTCTGCCTGGCAGTGTCTTCGGCCCCTGACTGCGGACCGAGATTTCCTGCAAGCCctggaggaaggagaggagaggagagttgGGGTATCGCCTGCGAGGGCCAGGCGTGGAAGGAGCCACTGCCCAGATGCCCGCAGAGCCAGCCTGGTGCCCGGCTGTGCTGCCCATGGAGCGGAGCATCCAGACTGGTTCGCAGCTTCAAGATCCCCCGGTGATGCCGGGCCTGCCTCCCGGAGTCCTCACGGGGGTGGGTACAAATGGTTCATCGACTCGCATCCCGACTGAGGCTGGGACTTCAAATCcccccagaggtgcctcggaagaaaggcctggtgacttactccacccacccacacacacacccacgccCAAATCAGCTACTGGAAATGCTATGGGGCAAAGTTCCAGTCAGACCGACAGACACACAGTCACCGTGCATGGATCAGGATCGACTCCAGGGAAACTCATCAGAGTTATCCTCGCCGCTCACCAAGACtgaacttgggggtggggtgggggttagccGCCTCCCCCTGACCCAACCTCACAGCACACTATTCTTGGTTTCCTTCCTTTTcctgcgcccccacccccaccccactgagaCCAGGATACAAATGGTCGGATCCTACTGCAGGTCAATCCTGGCTGTGAACGGCAAGCTCAGGGGGTGGAAGCCATCGCCTCTGGACAGggaagatgtctggccttgggaaGGTGAGGGGGCTGCTCCGCTCTGCCTCTGGGGTTGCTACAAGTGGGGTTCAGTCACTAGTATGGGTTGTGGTCTGTAGCTCCCCCTCCCCAGTCCCTGGATTAGTAGCCTGCTAGTTGCCACCGACTAGATTCTCAACCATAGCACCCCCGCTCGCATGCGGAGTAGAACTGCTGAGACCTTCCGGAACAGACCACAAAGGCCACCTTCCAAGAcagctctgggtgggttcaagctgcCAACCTCTCTGCCAGCTGCGGAGGGCTTAGCCACGGGTGCCACGGAGTCTCCTTTTGTTCCGTGAAGGAGAACCAGGCCCGTGGCTGCTCATGGGGACCCAGTGgaactccccctccccacccgccgCCCCAGCTCTCCAAGCCTGACTCCTTTACTGAAGAAGCAGACTGCAgtttcaaaccgccgaccttTCCATCGGCAGCCGAGGCCTTGAACACCGTGCCAACCAAGGCTTCTTCTTGGCTCTCCACGGCCTAGAAAATGAAGCCCCTAGGCCCCATCCCGGAGCGCAGACCTTGAAGGAGGTGGCTGCAGATTGTCCCGTCTCCATGCCTCTGCTGCTAGTCAGTCTGTGCACTGGCCCTGGAGCACGGCTCATCCAGCCCCACCTCTGCACCCCTGCCCAGGCCACCTCCCCCCGGGGACTCGGGCACTCTGCCTGCCCTGTGAGAGCCCCTGAGGGACAGTgtctttttcttctcctcctccctgccTTACCTTGGACATAGCAGCAGCCTCCCAAAGTCCAGTCCCTGCTCTCCCCGCAGGCTGACACATTAAGAAACACTTAAGAAAGGCTGGTTCCGCTGGACTGCATTCAAGTCCAGGGGGGCTCAGTGGCCAGCCGACCACCCCATTCTAATTTAGAACGTCTCTCATTGTTACCAAGTCGGGTTCACCAATGCCCGTCTCTCCCTCAGCGCTGTGCCCGGCCCACTGGGGGCTGGGACCTGCCCTCCTGgtacattcccctggtgctggcTTTTCTTGACTCCTTGGCAGCCCCTGACTGAGCTGCCTCGTTCACCTCCCAAGCCCCCTGCCAACTCCCAGGGACGGGATGCCCATTCTATCAGGGGCCTTCAGACCCATGTCGGTACAACCCAAACGAGCTAGTGCCCCCATGCCTGCAGGTGAGCACCCATGGGGTGGCCCACTCCGCCCCCTCTAGGACACGCGTCCTCCCTCCTAGCTTGGCAGGCCCTCGGAGACCCCCATCGACCCCCTCACTTCAGAGTTACTGCTTGTCAAGCCCTAGCCCTCTTACCAGAAATCAAGTCCCAGGTGTTCCCATTCTAATACAGGCTACTTCACATTCCATCTGCAACATGCCCAGCCCTGGAAATGGAAAGCCCAGGGCTTGCTCCCAGCGGCCTGGACTCGCGACAGATTGGCCCTCACTTCAAACATTTTAGCCGTCCCAGTCAGCGGTAATCTCGacgcctcctccaggaagcccactCAGATGCCCCCATCTCTCGCCTCTCCCTCTTCTGGAATCGCTCGTAGGACGCGTTCCCCTGGGGCCTGGGACTAGGTACCGGGCAGTGCGTTCCTGAGGATGGCCCTTGGAGCCATAGGCTTTGTGCCTCTGTGGCCGAGTCAAGGACTGAGACTAATGCAAAGGCGGAGCTTGGGCCCCCCCCAAGGGGTTGGAGAAGGGTACCCAACGGCCTTGTGGGGTGGTGAGGCAAATAAAGCTATGGGACTCTAATaggggggattggtcagtttcagCATCCCACTCGCCTTAAAGGGAAATATGGGGGGAGGACAGACATGAtaacacaggagtagaaaggtggggggagcggggagggaggggggaatgaggggctgatgccaagggctcaagcagaaagcaaatgttttgagaatgatgatgacaacaaatgtacaaatgtgcttgacacaatggatggatggatggatggatggatggattttgataagagttgtacaagctcccaataaaatgattaaattaaaaaaaaaagagagttggCTGGGGTTTGGAGGCATGTCTGTCCTGACAGGAATCACCTTTAGGCGGGGCAGCTGTGAGGGACTCTGCCCCAGTGAAGGCAGAGGTGGTCACACGGCTCCCCTGGGCCATTCTTGTGCTATTGTAAGCCACGTTGTTTGCTACCTCAAGTGACTGGGTGCAAGACAGTGCTCATCCTCAGGCTGTGAGCTGCCTCAAGTTTTGAATCCCAGACACCAGAGAGCCTCGTTCTGGGCTCGGCTGTGCTTGACTGGGTCCTGCTAACAGTCCCAGTGGCCCGCTGGCTTCTAGTTAAAGCCAGgcactccctcctcctctccgctGTCCCATTCAGCTCTGCAGCCCCGCCTGGGGGCTTAGCCCATGCTGGTGCAGCtgagctggggagggaggggagccttTGGGGAGCCTCTCCAGCTTTTCCCAGGCTCTGGGGCCTGGGAGATTCCCAGCAGGGGCACGGGCTCTGGAAAGGAGCCCCTGATGATATGCTGATAACCACCCTTTCAGAGGCCCCCACCAGAccctctaagtcagtggttctcaacctgtgggtcacgacccctttgggggggttgcatgaccctttcacaggggtcgctcgatccatgacagtagcaaaatgacagcaatgaagtagcaacaaaaatgttatggttggggtcaccaccccatgaggtattaaagggtcgcggcatgagggagTCTGAGAACCAGGGCCCTAAGTAGATCATCTCTTCTGATCCTTGGAGGGAGCCATTACTATGAGCCTCACTTATAATCGTGGAGACTGGAGTTGAGGGGTTAGGGACATTCTCGGGGTCACGCGGCGAGGAAGAACAAGGCTGGGATTGGGACCTGAGCGTGGCTGCCCCAAGACCAGACCTGCACCCGACCAGGCACCCTGAACGTGGGGGTGTCCGAGGGCCCTGCGGCTTTCCTTCATTTCTGCCCTCACTCTGTGCGTCCTTGCCGAGCTCCACGGGGCGCTGGCCAGAGGGGGCTTGGTCTGGGCTTCCCTGGAGGACAAGCCCCTGCTCAGCCGGAGCTGGGTTTGAACGCTGCACTGTGACTAGGCTCTCAGGCTGGGAGGGATGAGGTTCGCTGTCTGCGCTGCCATCTCTTAGCAGAGCTGAAATGAAGGTTTGAGTGATTGATCCATCGATTGGCTCGATCCATCCAAATCCATGCCTGAAACTCACTCACTCCCCTCGAATCgatgctgacccatagggacccgaCAGCACtgggtggcactgcccctgtgactgcggttctttatgggagcagaaagcctcatccggctgccttggagtggccggtggtttcgaactgcggaaACTAGAGGGGATCCAGTGGACAACCACGGCAGGGAGCCGTGGAGGCGGCTTCTGGCCCCCGTGAGTGGGCAGGCACCCGCccccccctgagaacaggaagcCAGCACGGCCACACAACACGAGGGGTGCCCCTGTGGACACTGCTGCGAGGGTGTACGGCCACAGCGGGCACATAAAGAGCCCAGGCACCTCTGGTGTGCCAGCACCCTCTCACAGCCTCCCGAGTTCCCACAGGGCGGGGGGCTGGCCGGTGTCCTCCGGCATGGGGGCCGCGCTGCTGCTGTGTGGACCTCTGTCTGTTTCTACCCACCTGACGCCAGGCGTGCCCCTCCCAGCGGTGGCAACCAACAAGGTCCAACAGTCCCCTGAGGCCTGGCTGGGAGCCGACAATTGTCCCCGTCCCGTCCGGGACCACCAGAGGGGGCTCTGGCAGCGCATGGTTGGGAGGCTGTCCCCTCAGGAGGGCTCAGCCTGCAGCAcctccagccccctccccctccgcccTCTCCCACCACCCCTCCAGCTGAGGGCAGCACTGGCCCCTCTGCCTCGGGGACCCTTCACCCCGGTTCCAGAGGCCAGCCTTGGGGCTGGAAGACGTGGTGGTTTTCAAAGTGGTTGAGGGGTGGGAAGGGCTGGTCAGAAACCCGAAGAGACTCTGGCAGCCAGGCCAAAGCTGCTCAGAGCTGTTTGCTTTGTTACCGAATTCTTCAGATAAGGAGACTGAGGCTCAAAGACGCACAAGCAGTCACCTTCATTTACACACTTGGAACGGGGTGCCCTGTCGGAGCTATGACGTTGCAGGAGTCCTGGGCTGGGCCGGGCTGGGTGGGGACCAACCAGGACTTGAGtgtgcccccccccaccttgCCCAGGCCCTGGCTCAGACCGCCTTCCAGGCCTTTGTGCCTGCGAAGCGGAGCTGCTGCTTCAGCACGGGGAGCCCCGTCACGCAGGCTCAGACAGGGACTAGCACATCTGGGCACGAGGCCCTGGCAGAAACTGGGCCGGCCAGggctggaggaggaagaggggagagggaggaggaagagaaggcttcCTGGGAGGGGTAGGCAGGAGCCAGTGGAGCCAAGTCAGGCTCCAGGTGACTAACCTCCGAGGGCCGGGCGGGACACCCCATCCCTCCCCTGGGCCAGCACTGGAGGAGGGTGGGGCCTGACTACATACTTTCCGGGTTACCAGCTAGTTTCATGTAACCATCATTCCCCCCCCCCGCTGGCCTCCTCCCTGCAAATACAtacgtgcgtgcatgtgtgtgtgtgagtttagcGTGCTGGCCCACAGCCAGAGGTGGTCTTCCGTTCAAGGGACAATGGGCAAGGCCGGGAGACATTTTTGAGGTCATCACTGGCATCTAATGGGCAGTGGCCAGGGCTGCTGCTGAATGCCCACCAATGCACACCACAGTCCCCTGCACCGACCGAGGTTCCCACAGCTCAACATGCTGTCCGTGGTCTTGGGATGGAGAGTCCCTGGGGCAGAGGTCGGAGGAGGACCCCACTCCCCCATCTGCTGCTTCCCATAGCCCTCACTGTGTAGGCGCAcggatggtggggggaggagggtctCACCAGTCGCTCCCCGCTTCCTGAATCCCACTGGATAACCCAAGAGGCCCCAGTCAACACGCTGGGTGGGGACATACCCCTCTGACAGGGTTTAGAGCAGGGCAAAGGGGCGATGTTGGAGCAGGAGCTTCCTGGGTGGGCCAGGAAGACCACATGGGTACTGTCACCGCGAGTCTTCTAGGAAAACACCTGTCCACTCGAATAGTCCAGGCCCACAGCACACACGCCCACCTCGCCCACGCCGGGGATGGCCAGCACTCCAGGATGGCCTGAGGGGCAGCgtactgggctggggtgtccggGCGAGCCTCCCAGGGACACTGGTGCTGTGAAATGTGCCTGGCTGCGGGGTTTGGAGGGTTGAGCTCACGCCCGACTCTGCCCTTACCGGTCGGACAACCTTGGGCAAGCGGTTGAGCCTCTTTGAGCCTCAGGTGCCTCATCTGCAAAGTGGGGATAATAGGGAAGCCt harbors:
- the CIMIP3 gene encoding ciliary microtubule inner protein 3, translated to MWRQDREQSLLAAYVPVVVAPRGQRPDKPSFNFYSSQYSNSLSPFYTAQKPTCGYLYRRDTDHTRKRFDVPPANAALWRS